Below is a genomic region from Caulobacter rhizosphaerae.
GCCGGCCTTTTCGCCGCCCTCCCGACCGCCCTGTCCCGCGATCGGGGCGCCCGGCTCGCAGGGGCCCTGATAGGTGCTGACCGCCTTCATGCGCAGGGTCTGCTTGCGCCCGAAGGCCGAGACCACCAGCTCCAGGTCGGTGGTGGCGGTGGTGACGAAGTCGCCGCTGACCCGGCCGGTCAGGGCGTAGTCGATGTGGTCCTTCTGGCAGGCGTGGTCCAGGCGGAAGCCGTCGGCCGTGCGCGTCACCGTGGGGCTGCCGCAGGGCGAGACCTTGCGGGCCGCCTCGGCCCCGGGGTCGAAGCCCTGGCCCACGCACTGGGTGGAGTCCTCGGGACCGGCCGGGGTCTGGGTGACCGTCTTCCACAGGCCCGGCTTGAGGGTGGTGGGGCCGCCGGCCGCCGGGGCGGCGTCCTGCTGGGCGATCGGCGTCTGGCTGTCGCCGGCCGCCGGGTCGTGGGCCCGGTCGTCGGTGCGGGAGCAGGCGGCCAGACCCAGGGGAGCGACCAGCAGGGGGGCGACCAGCAGGATCGGAACCAGGCGGCGGGAGCTCGGGACCAGGTGACGCATCCGGCGACCCTAGCGCGTTCCGCGGCCGCCCGAAAAGGCCCCACCCTTCTGGCGCGTCCCCACGGACCCCGACTCGCGCCATGCTCGCGCCCAAGCGGAGTTGCCCATGGCCGAAACCCTCGAACAGCTGATCGATCGCCTGCGCGCCGTGGAGGCGCAGATCGAGGCCGCCTTCGCCGCCCGCGACGCCGAGCGGGCCGCCGCCGCCGGCCTGGTGATCGAGGCCGGCAAGCCCTGCTTCAAGGCCGACGCCCTGCGTCGCCAGAGGGCCCACCGCAAGGGCCTGCACCTG
It encodes:
- a CDS encoding DUF3617 domain-containing protein, which codes for MRHLVPSSRRLVPILLVAPLLVAPLGLAACSRTDDRAHDPAAGDSQTPIAQQDAAPAAGGPTTLKPGLWKTVTQTPAGPEDSTQCVGQGFDPGAEAARKVSPCGSPTVTRTADGFRLDHACQKDHIDYALTGRVSGDFVTTATTDLELVVSAFGRKQTLRMKAVSTYQGPCEPGAPIAGQGGREGGEKAGEAPAS